TCCTGCATGCATAAGGGCGTCTGTATAGACGCCTCTTAGTGTACCTTCGTAAATTGATGGAGTACAGGGCAATCATGACCAAGATACCGGATAATAAAGGAGAAATACGAAGCCGCGTGTTTAACCAGCCTATAACTGAACCAGCCAGTATGCCAGAAACCATTGCCAAAAAGGTACCTACCCAGGGATTATGACCTTCAAGAATGATACTGGCTGCCACGGCAGCTCCTAGTGTAAAGCTACCGTCCACTGTCAGGTCCGGAAAATCAAGGACCCTGAAGGTTAAAAAGACCCCCAGTACCATAACACCCCATAGTAAACCTTGCTCCCAAACGCCTAAGCCAATTGTTGTCATTTTTCCTCACCTATTTTATGGTTTTATTTGCCTTCGCTAGTACTTCTTTGGGAATAGTTAAGCCGATTCTTTCTGCAGCCTTAAGGTTCAGGATAATATCGGTCCCGACCTGGCCCTGAACAGCCATTTCTTGGGGTTTCTCACCCTTTAATATACGTAACGCCATTTCTCCGGTGGTATATCCCAACTGGTAGTAGTCAATCCCCACTGTGGCCAACGCACCCTGTTCAACAGAACTGCTCTCTCCGGTAAATATGGGAATTTTGTTTTCTTCCGCTACTTTGATAACAGCAGCTACCGAAGAAATAACCATGTTGTCCGTGGGCAGGTAGTAGGCATCCACTTTACCGACTAGTGACTGAGCTGCTTGCATAACTTCATTGCTGGCAGAGACCGATACTTTAACCAGTTCTAAATCAAGCTCCGGCACCACCTTGTCCGCTGCTTCAACTTGTACCGCGGAGTTAATTTCGCTGGAGTTATAGATAATGCCCACTCTCTTAGCAGAGGGAACAATATCTTTTATCAGCTTTAACTGATCCTTAACTGGGTTCATATCCGTGGTCCCAGTAACATTGGTGCCAGGCTGTTGTAAGTTCTTCACCAGTTTCGCGCTGATAGGATCAGTTACGGCAGTCATAAGAATGGGAATTTCACTGGTTTCATTGGCCATGGTCATAGCCGAAGGGGTAGCAATGGCAAGAATCACATCTTTCTTATCCTGCACAAACTTGCGGGCAATGGCCTGCAGGTTTCCCTGATCTCCCTGGGCATTTTGATAATCAGCAATGAGCTTTTGGCCCTCGGCATAGCCGCCTTCCTTTAGAGCATCCAAAAATCCCTGTCGTGCTGCATCTAAGGATGGGTGCTCCACAATTTGGATAATACCAAGATTTACTTTTTCAGCTTTTTCCTGTTCTTTAACTCCCTGAGAACTTCCACAACCGCTTAACCCGAGAAGGGATACAATTATTAATAGGGATAATAAGTATTTTTTCATTTTGTTTACCTCCAATATTTTTTTAAGATAACGAAAAGAGCAATACCAAACAATAAACCCTTTGAAAATTGCATCCCTCCTTTACTTCAAAAAATAAAAACTCTCCGTCCCTGAAAGGGACGGAGAGTTAATCCGCGATACCACCCAAATTGGCATAATAGCCCACCTCTACAAGGTACAGGAAATGACACGTACTAAATAAAAAAGCATTTCATCCTCGAAGGGACGAAATGCTTGATTTCGCGGTACCACCCTAATTGCTTAAATGCCGCTTAAAAGTACGGGATGTGTCACATCCGATACCTCTTCCCTTTTAACGGCGGGAATCCCCGGCTACACCTACTAATACAAACCTTCAGCACAGCAACTCCGGAGAGAACTTCAATCAACCATACCTTAAAGAAGCTTCCAGTCTGTGGCTTCTTCTCCCTGAAAGGCTGGGACTAATCTACTTTTCTCCATCATTGTCATTAACTTTTAATATTGAATATAAGGTTACCATAGGTATTTCTGTACGTCAATATGTATTTCCCCCCTACAAAGGACCATGATTTAAAGTTCTTTGAGAATTAGCTCCTCTAGCGGTATTTATGGTCTTGGTGCAGGATAATACTTAAACCCCGGCCTTTGCCGGGGTTTAAGTAGACATTATAAATAACATCCAAAACCTTTGAAGTTCCTTTAATCAGCTTGTCGTTAGTCTTCCTCTTCAATTGTCCACTCTTCCTGCCAATTCATAATTTTACTGATTCTAGCTGAGTTACTATTGATAAAATGTGTGGCAAACTTATCAGCATCTATTTCCGATGCCTCATCATCCTCAGTTAAAAAGTTGTTCTCAAATTGATACCTATGTCTTAGCTCATGGACCAAGGCATGCAAAGAATACAACTGTTTACTGTGAAAATCATCTCCATCATCGGTTTGTGCGAAGATGCAAAGGTAGGCTACGTCAGATTGAACATCATAGCTACCCTCTAGCTTCCCCATAAATTCCTCCAAGGAAAAATTAAAACACTTTGGAAAGAATTTTAAAATATCAAGCCTACTCTCATAAATAACTATTTTACCAGGTCGATAATCTGGGCCTAATATCTTAATAATACTTTTGATTTGTTTATTAGTGATATAGTTTTCATTATTTAGAATAAGCATTTCATTGCCCTTTTACATAAAGATTTTGTAATATGCCTACAAAATTGATCAGTGCCTTTTTTCTGGATGCCTGTGCCAGAATTTTACCAGTAATTTTTTATAGTGTCTACAAATAAAGCTAACTTTAATAGAAATTCAAAGAAAACTTGGCTTCCGCCATACACTATAGGGTACGAGAGCCTTTAGGAGATGGCGTAAGCCTTAGTTGCTTTTATGGCAAGTCGGAAAGTTTTATACTTTCCGACTTGCCATAAAAGGATTTGGTATCTCCCACTGGATAACCAAATCCTTTTCCTCTAAAGTTTATAGGCCCGGGCTAATATTTGAATGGGGTGAATAACCTCTTGGTGTGTAAGATGAAAAATTTGTAACTGACACATGCCGCACTCCGTAATTACCTGATCTACGGCCATTTCCTGTACCGCCCTAGTTATATTTTGACCAATCTCTTGACTAATTGGATATTTTTCTTTCTTAAAGCCATAGCTTCCGGAAAGGCCACAGCAACCAGCATCCAGGTCCTGGACCTGCAGTCCTGGTATACGCTGTAGTATCGCCAGAGAGGGAACCCCGGAACCCGCAGCCTTCAAGTGACATGGTTGGTGGTATCCCAGCTTTAAAGAGACATTACAAAAATCAGTTTTTAGTTCACCTTGTTCTAATAATTGATCTAAATATTCAAAGGCATCCATCACACTGTATTCACTGGTATCCAGATCAAAGAGTTCATGGTAATCACGGCCCAAGGTGAGGTTACAACTGGGACATGTAGTAATAATCTGATAGCCCTCTGCGGCATATTTTTTTAACTTCTGGATATTTCTTTCAGCATGCCCCTTAGCCACATCTAAAAAACCATTGGCAATAATGGGCAGGCCACAACACTCAAACTGGTCCACCATCACTTCAATGTTATGATGATTGAGTACCTTCACTAACGCCAGCCCCACCTCGGGGTTATTATAGTTCACATAACAACCGGGGTAGTAAAGAACCTTTCCTTTGCAGTTAGCTAAACTTTGCGGCTTGTATAGTTGTAAGAAAGTTTTTGGGGCATACTGAGGCAGCGTCATTTTAGAGCTTACACCCATTACCATTTCCCCCAGTATCCTCAGGGGCTTTATACCTCCTAATACATTTACCAGCGAAGGGGCCAAACGGGACATTTTCCCCATCATTTCCACCCGGCACAATAACTTATCCCGCAAGGGGGCACCGTGCAGGGATACATATTCTCCCTTAGCCTTACAGTTCATAACCGATATACTAACCCCCGAGGGACAAACCACATCGCAGGTTTTGCAGTTGCTGCAATAACCAATGGATGGATGTACAGCAGCTGGTTCTTCTAACCGAAAGCGTTCCAAATCTGGCCCATTCTGCTTGGGACCAGCAAACTTATCTGTGACCCTGGCAACAGGGCAATGGCTCACACAGATAGAGCATTTTATACAGTTGTCCAGAGCAACCCGATCTCCCTGCGTCATGTCTACACCTCCCCCACAAGTTTACCGGCCTTATAGCCCGTGGCCAAGGCAACTCCGTTGCCGCATTTCTCTATGGGATAATTAGCACCGGCTAGATTGGCACCAATCACCCTGATATTCTTTATTACCACTTCTCCCTGGGAATTCACCGGTTGCAAATGGTTATTAACCTCGATACCAAACTTACTAAAGGGATGACCTTCTAAGGATAAAAATTCCTTTGCGGACCATTTTTCATCCAAGACCTTAATCGGTAGATGAAAGACAGTTTCTATTACCTTTCCGGGTTGAGCCTCCATGCCGCCCCCTAGAAAGGAACCCGTTGCTAAAATAATGGATTTTGCTGCTATTGTCAGGTTCTTTCCTGAACCTTCTGCCAATACTTCAGTACAATGTTCTCCCAATACGGTTGTACCTATAACTGTGCAACCTAAAATAATTTCTACACTTTGTTTCTTTAGATGATGCAGTAGAGCCTGTTGCAGTCTCTGACCCGGTAGCGACGGTGGGATATTGGTCACTTCATAAACCTGTACACCCAGACTCTCCACCAGGTTTAGGAGCACCTTTGTGTGCCCTCGCTCACCTAGTACCGGCGGCATCAGAATGACCATCTCCTCTGCCAAGTGGGGCTTTATCTGAGACACTAACCGCTGAAGAACCTCGTCCTTCTCCAGCAAGTAAGCCAAATTATTGGGAGACAGTTCGATTTTACCCAAATCCAACATTAAGGTAGTCAATTGGCAATCTGCTGGCAGATTCATATTGTTTTTTAAATTTGTGGTCAATACCTCGGGATAAAAGTCCTTTAGACCTTGAAATCCCATAACCAATATATTTTTAGCCCTGGGCAACTCCCTTGCAGCCATACCGGCAGGCGCCAGATAGGTGGGTCTAACGGTACCTAATGCCGTAGGTAGCAGCCAATTGCCTTTCTCCGCAACCTCATAGGCCAGCCCATTTTGTGAACAAATCTGCTGAAAAAAGCTTAGGCTTTCTTCTAGGACGTCCCATACCTTTGCATAGGGATGATCCTTTTGGGCAGCAACCATTTTGATGATTTCTTGAACTGGGTCTTGGCAAATTTCCTCTGGATGGTCCAAGCTGTAGCCCCAGAGATCGATACAACCCGAGGAAAGGCCCAAGGCTCCCATGCCCTTTGCCACCAATAACACTTTTTTTCCGCTATCCGCAGCCTTGGCTGCAGCCATGAGACCAGAGAGACCTGCTCCAATAATTAGTACATCTGTGTTTTTTTTCATCATTTCATTCTCTCCATGCCAAATAATGTACAGTAAATTGCAGTGGACAGCTGAGCTTCTCTCATTTGCTGCCCCCACATTACCGGTCGGATCCCCTTCCAACGTTTCTGCAGAAATTTGGTTAAAAATTCCTTGTGATTACGGGTCCAATCATAACTACTAAGGGCTCCCAGGGTACGGTAACTGCAAAAGGTTCCCTGACAGGTACCCATACCTAGTCTTGTTTTTCTTCTAATATCACCCAGGGTAAAACTGTCCCCGTCCCTGGCTACAAAGTCTATTTCGGCAAGACTTACGGCTTCACACTCACAAAATACTTTACACTTATGGGGCTCCTTTTCTGCTTCTTCTAAAACTTTTACAAAATTATCGCCTAATCGATCCGCAGCCTTCTTAGCACCGGCAACACCAAAAACCTTTTTGCCCCGTTCCAGTATTTCCTTCGAAATTGGGTTGGTGAGTGGTTCCTCCGCCGTACGACTGGGTGCATCTACCCCAAGCTTTTGGGCTGCCATATCCACGGTCTTCTCGGCCATCAGTCTGAAGGTTGTAAATTTTCCTCCTACGATACTAACCAAACCATTGAGTCCATCCTGCTGTTGGTGATCCAGCAGCGCAAAGTTTCTGGTTACCGCTCTACCGACTGCTCCATTACCAGCCTGGTATAACGGTCTTACACCAGCAAAGGCTCTAATCATACGGAAATTCTGGAGTTCAGGGATCATCTCACTGCCAATTTTTATTAAATCCAGTACCTCTTGCTGTCCCGGCTTACTGCAGGATGGTTCATCCACCGTGATTGACGTGGTTCCCAGAATGGTAATGGTTCCATGGGGAACAAAAATATCTCCATCTCCCGGTGGCCTTAAGCGATTCACAACCTGATTGGTTAAGCGATGATTATAGGCTACTAAAGTTCCTTTATCTTTAATAACATTTACTTCCAAGCCTGCCATGGCAGCCACTTCTCCGGCCCATGCCCCTGCTGCATTAATAACCAATTGGCACTCAATATATTTATGCTCCCCTGTGAGTTGGTTGGCTACTTCCACTCCACAAATTTTACCGTTACTTTGCTTTATGCCGATTAACTTATGATAAGTCAAAACCTGCCCCCCGTATTGACGGGCGGAGTTAACATTGCTCCACAGCACACGGAAGCCATCCACTGCACAGTCTGGTACCCGAAAGGCCCTGACAATGTCCGGTGATAATACCGGATAGGTTCTGCGCAGTTCCCCAATCTCAACCTCCTCTGTCGGAATACCCGCTTGGGCACAGGAACTGATCCACTTATCTGTATAGGACGGGTCGTCTTCCTTCAGTTGTACAAACAAGCCACCTGTTTCTTCCACACAATTCGGGGCAATTTTGCGCAGAATCATGTTTTCTTCTATGCACTCCCGGGCTGCCTCTTTATCTTTAACGGCGTAGCGGGCACCACTGTGTAGCAGCCCGTGGAATCGGGAGCTGGTACCATGGGCCAGGTCCCCCTGTTCCACCAGTATGCCAGAAATACCTCTGAGGGCCAGGTCCCTTAAAATACCTGTTCCGGTAGCACCTCCTCCGATTACAACCACCTGAGCTCTATCCGTTGTCATACCCTCCAACCTCCGTTTATATTCTCTTTTTTATTATTTAGAAACCAAATAGCCGCACAATAGCAGGATTCTTTCATCCTGTTACTGTGCGGCTTCTCCATATCTCAAGCCAATATCAAATTAAATAAAGGTGTAAACGTTTGAATTTTTTATATTATACAACAAAACTTGTTCTTTTGCTAGATAGGTCATTGCATATTCTGTATCTGATTAGAAGAAAGCCACACTAAACAGTTTTTCCTGTATAGAGTGGCTCATTTCTGTTTTCCCTAAAAGAACTTATTCTTCAGTAGCCCAATCCATGGAGCGACCAACTGCTTTTTCCCAGCCATTGTAAAGCTTATTTCTCTGGTCTTCTGCCATAACACTTTCAAATTGATAATCTAGTTTCCATCTCTTGGCCAGTTCTTCTTTGCTTTCCCAAAATCCGACTGCCAGTCCGGCCAGATATGCAGCGCCCAAAGCCGTTGTTTCAATTACCTGGGGTCTCTCTACTGGTACACCAAGAATATCTGCTTGGAATTGCATCAGTAGGTTGTTTGCCACAGCCCCGCCATCCACTTTTAACGCCTGTAACTTAATATTGGAATCTGCTTCCATTGCTCCTAATACATCTTTCGTTTGGTAGGCCAAGGAATCTAGGGCCGCCCGAATGATATGTTCCTTTGTGGTTCCCCTGGTTAGCCCTACGATGGCTCCCCTGGCCCGCATATCCCAGTAAGGTGCACCTAGCCCGGCAAAGGCAGGCACCAAGTAAACTCCATCAGTACCATCTACCTTGCTGGCAAAATATTCAGAATCCGGAGCAGATTCTAATATCTTCAAACCATCCCTTAACCACTGGATGGCAGCACCTGCGATAAATATACTACCTTCCAAAGCATAGGTTACTTTACCGTCCAATCCCCAGGCAATAGTTGTTAAAAGACCATTCTTGGATTCATAGACTTCGTCACCTGTGTTCATCAACATAAAGCAACCAGTACCGTAGGTGTTTTTGGCCATACCTGGCTCATAGCAAGCCTGTCCAAAAAGGGCTGCCTGTTGATCCCCAGCTACACCAGCAATAGGCACAGAGTGACCAAGGAATTGATCCGGTTGAGTATAGCCATATACTTCACTGGAAGCTTTGACAGTGGGCAACAGGCTCATCGGCACATTTAGATATCCCAGTAATTCCTCATCCCAACACAGTTCACGAATATTGTACATCAACGTACGGGAAGCATTAGAATAATCTGTCACGTGAACTTGACCACCGGTAAGTTTCCAGATAAGCCAGGTATCCATGGTTCCAAAAAGAAGTTCGCCCTTTTCAGCCATTTCACGGGTACCGGGCACATTATCTAGTATCCATTTCACCTTGGTGCCAGAGAAGTAGGCATCCACCACCAGACCTGTCTTCTTTTTAAAGGTTTCCTCTAGACCTTTCACCTTCAATTCATCACAAATCTCAGTTGTACGCCGGCATTGCCAAACAATGGCATTATAAACTGGTTTGCCTGTGTTCTTATTCCAGACCACCGTTGTTTCACGCTGGTTAGTAATACCAATGGAGGCAATTTCCTCAGGTTTGATACCGGTTTTGGCAACGACTTCGGCAATGACGCCATACTGGGTACTCCAGATTTCTTCGGCATTATGCTCCACCCAACCTGGCTTAGGGTAAATTTGTGTGAACTCCTTTTGGGCTACACCTACAATGTTGCTATCTCGGTCAAATAAAATTGCCCGACAACTGGTTGTCCCTTGATCCAAGGCCAGTACATACTTTTTCGCCATCATTGTATCTCTCCTTACCTGTTCATATTATTTAAGTTGAATTTTAATTAATTAACTAGGCTAAAAAGAAGGCTTTATAGAACAGTGCTCCCAATACACCACCAATAACTGGTCCTACAACGGGAATCCAGGAATACCCCCAATCAGAATTTCCCTTACCTGCAATGGGCAACACTGCATGGGCGATACGGGGTCCCAGGTCACGGGCAGGGTTAATGGCATAACCTGTGGTACCACCTAAGGATAAACCAATGGAAACGATCAAAAGACCAACAATGAATGGGTTGATACCATCAGCGAATTTATTTGCTCCAATGGCCAGAATACCTAACACCAGAATAAAGGTACCAATAATTTCACTCACTAAGTTGCCAAAGTTGTCACGGATGCCAGGTCCTGTACAAAAGATACCCAATTTTGCTCCTGGGTCATTGGTTTCTTTCCAGTGAGGCAAATAATGAAGCCACACAATGACACCACCCAGGAAAGCACCGATAAATTGAGCCAAGATATAAGATGGTACATCCGCCCAGGGAAAACTACCAATTGCCGCAAGACCTATGGTTACCGCCGGGTTCAAGTGGGCTCCACTAAAGCCGCCAACTGCATAGACAGCCATTGCTACGGCTAAACCCCAACCCGCTGTGATAACAATCCAACCACTGTTTTCTGCCTTAGATTTTTTAAGTAAAACACCAGCAACAACACCGTCACCTAAGATAATTAAAATCATTGTACCAATAATTTCCGCCAAAAATGGTGTCATAAAAAATCTTCCTTTCTTATACTATTTTTTGGCGCCAGACTCTGTATTACAATGTTACCAGATCGATCTTACAGAGTTAACCGGCTATACTTTCCAGAATTGAATACAATACCTGCTAAGACAGATTTTACACCCCCCTTTTTTGAATACACTACTAAACCCTTTGGGTCGTGCTGATGTTGATCCTTAGTAGAGAGCAGTGGCAGGACAAGGATGCCTTAGTAAAACTTGGCTTCCTCCATACCCTAAAGGGCACAAGCTTCGTTGACGCCTGCCGAAGCTTAGTTTGCCCTTATGTATAGCAGAAAGTTTTATACTTTCTACTAGAAAAAAATAACGACTCATATAGAACATTCTTATCAATGTTCCTTTGAGCCGTCTCCCTCTCTCCTGGCCAGGCTAGAGTAAAAACAAAAAAAAACCCCATGTAATAGTTAACAAGCATTAACTATTTAAGGGTTATTCTCCTAAACTCCAACCAAATATCAAATTGTATATTGGTTTAAGTGGAAACTTCTATGGTTAAGATTATACTCCATTTCGATTCTAAATGCAAGAAAAATATAAATACTACAATAATTGTGAACTTTATAGTTAGAACCATAATTAAGCAAATGGCATATCCCTGAGATAACTCGCCATATACTATAAATTCCACAGAGCCCTGCGACTGGTGGAGATAAAATCAATACCCATTGCAAAGGCTTCTTTTACATCCTCCGCCGTTTTTAATAAGCCACCCCCAAGAATAGGTATCCCCAATGCTTGTTTAATCTCGTTAACCACATAGGCTGGTACAGTGGCCGGTAATATTTCAACTGCACTGGGCTGAACGTTTTTAGCAATCCGTATACCTGTTTTTAATGAAGTAGAATCCACCAGAAAGATTCGTTGAATCACAGAGATCCCTTCTTCATGAGCCGACTTCACCAAATTGGATTTTGTTGTTACAATACCCGCAGCGCCCATTCGCTTGAGGAGTCTTACCCCTGCCCAGTCTTTACCAATTCCCTCTATAAGATCGATATGTACAAGGAGATTTTTACCCTCTTTATTAATTTTATTAGAAACTGCAGGTAAAACATTAATATCCCCACCAAGAAGAAATATTGTCTTTACTTTCGGGTGTTTAATAGCCTCCTCTAAATCTTCCAGTCGTCGAATGGCGGCACCAATTCTATTATAGAACAATACCTTTTCTTGAAAACCCATTTCGTTACCTCCAACCTAATAGCACCGGATTTACATTTTTCTCTACCAATATATACTCTCCTAAAATCGCGAATCTATTTTAATAATCATTTTGCTTGCTTAACGAACTCCATTGGGCTTTTAAAACACTTTATCGTTACTTTAACTAATTTTTTAAATTAAAAATTTTATTTTGTTGATGTATTATTGGTAAAATCAATATATAATATAATTAGTCTTACTATATAAAAAGTCTATTTCCTTCGATAATATTCAAACTTTTTAAAAATACTAATACTCTATACCTCTAAAAAGGATTTCCCTATTTAGTGTCGAATAGTGTCATGTGAATTTTTTTTAATCTCGACCCATGTGTGATTTGTCACAAATGACTTTATTATAAAAAATTCATTAACATACAGTGGAGGTTTTCATGATTCAGGTTAATAACTTTCGTGAGGTTGTTGAGTTAAGAAAAACTTGTGGCAATCAGGATTCCCATTCCTGTGACAACTGCTCTTGCCCCTTAAAGGCGAAGGGTATTTTAGGCATGACTGTCTGTGAGTTGGTTACTTCACATATAAATACTGAACCCAAATCAGTTGAAATTGTTTGCAATTGTTCTGTGGAAGATGACCCATTGGGCATTAAAGATTTTTTTGAACACTGTGAGAAGGGCTATATCCGACCAACTTCTCGTCAGATGGATTTTATGAAACGTCAGCATGAAAAATGTACCCAGTGCCCTGCTAATACCCGATACACCATGCACCACGACAAATTAAATATAGAAATATCACCCCACCTTTGCACAACTCTAAAATCTACCGCCCAAACAATTCGAGATGCTGCCAAGGGTAATTCATGTTGTTTGATACCGAAGGTTCCTAAAAAATTATCCCATAAAGCTTTTTCATTAGGGAAATCATTATAAATAAAAAGCCGAGGATTGGCTTTAACATCCCCGGCTTTTTATTTACTTGTGGCAAATTTGGTTATCCTAGGTTCTCTCGAACATTTTTGTTCGTTTTCATATAAACTCTCTAACCCAATACTGTCTAATATCTCGTTAATTAAGTCCTTATCCATTTATTCTTTCCTCCATTCAAGTTGGTTACCCAATTAATATATGTGCATTTTCTAAAAAATATGCCTGTTTTTTAAAACATTAAGAATCATAAAGTCAGCTTGCAAAAGCGCTTCTATCTGATGTATAATAATGCTAGCTCGAAAAATGCTTGGATATACGGTGAACTTTCTCTATTGCCAATGGCTGCGGGGAATTTTTAGGTAACTGTAATTCCCTAGCACGGGCAACTATTAGAGGAGGTTTTTCCATGTATCAAGACAAAACTTTAACCTGTAAAGACTGTGGTGCTGATTTTGCTTTTACCGCATCTGAGCAAGAATTCTACGCAGAAAAGGGTTTCACCAACGAACCCGGTCGTTGCCCCGAGTGTCGTGCCGCTCGTAAAGCTGCCAACAACAGAGGTAACGGTGGTTTCAACCGTAGAGAGCGTCAAATGTTTGACACCATCTGCTCTGCTTGTGGAAAAGAAACTCAAGTTCCTTTCCAACCCCGTGGTGATAAGCCCGTATATTGCCGTGATTGCTTCAGACCCCGCAACAACTGGTAATATCCAATAAATAATTAGGTCGTATAGAAAAATCTATACGGCTTTTTTATTATTGCCAGAGAGCACCATTATGCGAGGTAGCCGGTGGATTGGCAGTAATGCAACGGCCACCTGTTCAGCAGTGGCCGCTGCGGAGAGAAGATATTAAGGCTTATCCCTGCAAATCTTGGGAATAAAATGATACTGGAGGTTAGCTTACTGCCCCTGCTTAGAATAATTTGATTATCCCTTCCTATAATTGGACTATTTAATACCATTCCCGGCAATAAGTATCGAACAGGCAACTTCACTTCTATCACCCTTTTTAAAAGACTCTCTCTAGGAGACCAAAGGTGAGGATTGAGAAAACTCAATTTTATTCCTAGAAGATTTCTTTGCCTTATAAAGTGCATTATCTGCAGATCGAATGATTTCTTCGACAGTTTGACCATGCACTGGGAATACTGCCACACCCATAGAAACAGTAACCCTGCCACAGGGAAGGCACTCCCTCCCCTCAAAGGGATGATTTGCTATATTGACACGTATTCTCTCAGCCACATCATGGCTTCTAGCAACATGGGTGTCTTTGAGAATGACAACAAATTCGTCCCCACCATACCGGGCAACCATATCTTCATCCCTTACTGCAAGGGTAAGAATATTGGCTAATTCCTTTAATAAGCGGTCTCCTGCCAGGTGCCCTAAAGTATCATTAAAGGTTTTAAAATAATCAATATCCATCATAATTAAGGAAAAAAAGAGTCCTCACTTAAAGAGACCACCCGATCTATCTGTTTAA
This genomic interval from Desulforamulus reducens MI-1 contains the following:
- a CDS encoding MIP/aquaporin family protein; the encoded protein is MTPFLAEIIGTMILIILGDGVVAGVLLKKSKAENSGWIVITAGWGLAVAMAVYAVGGFSGAHLNPAVTIGLAAIGSFPWADVPSYILAQFIGAFLGGVIVWLHYLPHWKETNDPGAKLGIFCTGPGIRDNFGNLVSEIIGTFILVLGILAIGANKFADGINPFIVGLLIVSIGLSLGGTTGYAINPARDLGPRIAHAVLPIAGKGNSDWGYSWIPVVGPVIGGVLGALFYKAFFLA
- a CDS encoding anaerobic glycerol-3-phosphate dehydrogenase subunit C, whose amino-acid sequence is MTQGDRVALDNCIKCSICVSHCPVARVTDKFAGPKQNGPDLERFRLEEPAAVHPSIGYCSNCKTCDVVCPSGVSISVMNCKAKGEYVSLHGAPLRDKLLCRVEMMGKMSRLAPSLVNVLGGIKPLRILGEMVMGVSSKMTLPQYAPKTFLQLYKPQSLANCKGKVLYYPGCYVNYNNPEVGLALVKVLNHHNIEVMVDQFECCGLPIIANGFLDVAKGHAERNIQKLKKYAAEGYQIITTCPSCNLTLGRDYHELFDLDTSEYSVMDAFEYLDQLLEQGELKTDFCNVSLKLGYHQPCHLKAAGSGVPSLAILQRIPGLQVQDLDAGCCGLSGSYGFKKEKYPISQEIGQNITRAVQEMAVDQVITECGMCQLQIFHLTHQEVIHPIQILARAYKL
- a CDS encoding ABC transporter substrate-binding protein, which encodes MKKYLLSLLIIVSLLGLSGCGSSQGVKEQEKAEKVNLGIIQIVEHPSLDAARQGFLDALKEGGYAEGQKLIADYQNAQGDQGNLQAIARKFVQDKKDVILAIATPSAMTMANETSEIPILMTAVTDPISAKLVKNLQQPGTNVTGTTDMNPVKDQLKLIKDIVPSAKRVGIIYNSSEINSAVQVEAADKVVPELDLELVKVSVSASNEVMQAAQSLVGKVDAYYLPTDNMVISSVAAVIKVAEENKIPIFTGESSSVEQGALATVGIDYYQLGYTTGEMALRILKGEKPQEMAVQGQVGTDIILNLKAAERIGLTIPKEVLAKANKTIK
- a CDS encoding ABC transporter permease subunit, coding for MTTIGLGVWEQGLLWGVMVLGVFLTFRVLDFPDLTVDGSFTLGAAVAASIILEGHNPWVGTFLAMVSGILAGSVIGWLNTRLRISPLLSGILVMIALYSINLRRYTKRRLYRRPYACRKV
- the glpK gene encoding glycerol kinase GlpK, with the protein product MAKKYVLALDQGTTSCRAILFDRDSNIVGVAQKEFTQIYPKPGWVEHNAEEIWSTQYGVIAEVVAKTGIKPEEIASIGITNQRETTVVWNKNTGKPVYNAIVWQCRRTTEICDELKVKGLEETFKKKTGLVVDAYFSGTKVKWILDNVPGTREMAEKGELLFGTMDTWLIWKLTGGQVHVTDYSNASRTLMYNIRELCWDEELLGYLNVPMSLLPTVKASSEVYGYTQPDQFLGHSVPIAGVAGDQQAALFGQACYEPGMAKNTYGTGCFMLMNTGDEVYESKNGLLTTIAWGLDGKVTYALEGSIFIAGAAIQWLRDGLKILESAPDSEYFASKVDGTDGVYLVPAFAGLGAPYWDMRARGAIVGLTRGTTKEHIIRAALDSLAYQTKDVLGAMEADSNIKLQALKVDGGAVANNLLMQFQADILGVPVERPQVIETTALGAAYLAGLAVGFWESKEELAKRWKLDYQFESVMAEDQRNKLYNGWEKAVGRSMDWATEE
- the glpA gene encoding anaerobic glycerol-3-phosphate dehydrogenase subunit GlpA is translated as MTTDRAQVVVIGGGATGTGILRDLALRGISGILVEQGDLAHGTSSRFHGLLHSGARYAVKDKEAARECIEENMILRKIAPNCVEETGGLFVQLKEDDPSYTDKWISSCAQAGIPTEEVEIGELRRTYPVLSPDIVRAFRVPDCAVDGFRVLWSNVNSARQYGGQVLTYHKLIGIKQSNGKICGVEVANQLTGEHKYIECQLVINAAGAWAGEVAAMAGLEVNVIKDKGTLVAYNHRLTNQVVNRLRPPGDGDIFVPHGTITILGTTSITVDEPSCSKPGQQEVLDLIKIGSEMIPELQNFRMIRAFAGVRPLYQAGNGAVGRAVTRNFALLDHQQQDGLNGLVSIVGGKFTTFRLMAEKTVDMAAQKLGVDAPSRTAEEPLTNPISKEILERGKKVFGVAGAKKAADRLGDNFVKVLEEAEKEPHKCKVFCECEAVSLAEIDFVARDGDSFTLGDIRRKTRLGMGTCQGTFCSYRTLGALSSYDWTRNHKEFLTKFLQKRWKGIRPVMWGQQMREAQLSTAIYCTLFGMERMK
- the glpB gene encoding anaerobic glycerol-3-phosphate dehydrogenase subunit GlpB, whose translation is MMKKNTDVLIIGAGLSGLMAAAKAADSGKKVLLVAKGMGALGLSSGCIDLWGYSLDHPEEICQDPVQEIIKMVAAQKDHPYAKVWDVLEESLSFFQQICSQNGLAYEVAEKGNWLLPTALGTVRPTYLAPAGMAARELPRAKNILVMGFQGLKDFYPEVLTTNLKNNMNLPADCQLTTLMLDLGKIELSPNNLAYLLEKDEVLQRLVSQIKPHLAEEMVILMPPVLGERGHTKVLLNLVESLGVQVYEVTNIPPSLPGQRLQQALLHHLKKQSVEIILGCTVIGTTVLGEHCTEVLAEGSGKNLTIAAKSIILATGSFLGGGMEAQPGKVIETVFHLPIKVLDEKWSAKEFLSLEGHPFSKFGIEVNNHLQPVNSQGEVVIKNIRVIGANLAGANYPIEKCGNGVALATGYKAGKLVGEV